The nucleotide sequence ACATATATACTTTGTTGTTACTTAACCATTTTCTTATAAGAAGGTGAAAAGTAAGAGATGTTTTAACAGAAGGAAGGTAAAACCAACAAAGTTTCAAAACAGGGTagtatttagaaataaaagaattttgcTCCCGTGTTCCTAGCCTCATGCTATGGTGTCAAAATGCTCCTGCCAGATGTAGGTGACTTCTTGACCATAACTTGGGCTACCAGATAGCTTGGGAATGttgcctgccctgcagccatCAGCAACTGGATGTGAAGGAGATTGTTCAGGCTCTGGTAGTTTTCACACTCATAATTGTCTGTTACAGAAATCCAGTCTCCTACTCAGCACTCAAGGTAATCAATTAATAATGGTAGTTATTGCAAAAagcatcttcattttctttttaatcttgtttccTGCTTAAGTTGGAAAATAGTAATTTCTATAAATTTAGCACTGGACAACTGGAAgcctgaagaaaattttcaatgTTAATTTCATTAAGTGGCCTAATTACATATTATATAGGGAAATaagagttttgcttttaaaaagtaatggCTTCATAAGAGAACTTCCTTCAAAGAATGGAAAATAGAGCACAAGTCATGCAAATACAGAACCTTGGCAGAAGTTTTGCAATCTTCTAACTGTAGCACATCAAAAAGACTCCCTCTTGAAGTAAGTAGGATAATGCAGACCCAGTGCCAGAATGAGGCTTTCATTGCACTGCTAGTGAATTCACATGAAAGGCTTTTGAACAGACAAGACTCCCTCTTCACAGGGTGGGTAAGGTAAATCATAAATCTACCTAAAGCTGACTGGTTTCTTTCTGTTGTCATGACTGACAACATCGCACTATTCCTACTACCTAGGCAAAATAAAACTATCAAGTCCAGTATCATCATAACTTTAGGAAGTACTTGCTTGCATAtctaaactattttttttcttgcagtaaaTAAAAGTAAAGAAGTAGAAATATGTATGGTTAAACACTGGCGAGTGGACCGAGAGGAGAAATATGAAATAGTTGAAAAGTGGTTTTTGAAAGATCTGGAGATGATTGACGGAAAAGAAGCAGATACTGTAAGTGCTACATTATGCATTATGTACATagagaataattttcttcttttgcaattTGGGATACGAGTATTAAAATGcattatctgaaaaataaagttatgcTACCGAGGAATTTTGGCTTTATTGCATGTGAGAGTCTCCACATCACATTGCACTGTtgcaggggaagaggaaggcaagatatttttgttgatttgtttATTATAATAGTCTTCATCTCTCTGGTTGAGACCTGAGGCAGAAGCTGGGTGTTTTCTAAATTGGTCATCCTATCTGCTAATAAAAGTTCTCCATCTGCAGCTTCCAGTGTAAACTGCAGTTAACGTAATAGATTTTAGAGtgtatctgaaaacaaaatttcatttaaaaattttatggaGACTGTGACCCTGTCATTTGAATGTATGAACCTGTTCTCTATGTGACAAAATCAATCTATAAAATATCATGCAAGTGCATGATAGCTCACAAAATTGTGTCTTCCACATAGCTTAATCTCACATTACTTGCATCAATTCAGTATTTGCCtatttgtgtgtgtaaatatgAAACAGCTTTGGCTAGATCTGGCTTACCTTGCTGCTAAAAAAGCACTGATCTCTCAGATACAATTTCAGAGGGTAAAATGAGGCTGCAGTAGTGCAATACGGAACAACACCAAAACTAGAATTAAATCCTATTCTACAAAAGCTAGAAGAATATGTTGAGGATAGTATCTTACTGCATGTATGATAAGACGTTTTAATAGCTGTCTCTGTACAATAAATGTAGTCCAGAAgtacttttattccctttgaaAGTGTTTTCACTAGCATATGTAATCTGAACTCTATTTTATGTTCACTTGAAAGAGAAACCAAGAGTCCATGAGAAATGTTTCAGAGCCTTGTTTCAAGGAAAATGACAAACTGGGGTTGTTCTCGCTCTGTCCTGTGCACATAGCCCTCAAGGTCAAAACTAGGAATGCAGGAGACAGGGTGGGTGAACTCAGCTCCAGAGTACCCCTTCACCCTGTGAGCTCTTAGCAGTTTAGGcccaaggggggaaaaaagacaaaactaatAAGCCTTTACATCCCTTCTCCAAGTTAACTATCTTCTGGAGACACTCCTGTCTCTTCCCCAGACAAGGAAGCCAGAGGATTTCCTTATCACTTGCTGCATGAATTTAACTTTCTTCTGAAGTGTTGTGCTAAAACAGTCTTCAGAAATGATTCAGCCTTTCACAACCGGGATGATCAAAATCTGTCTCATTTTTGATTAAAGAAAAGCCTAAACGAACCTCAAACTCATGGGGTAATTAACACTGCtataaatattcataatagGTATTCATATCcatagaatttaaaataatttatctgcTGGTAGGATTAATTGTGTCAAAGAGCCAGAAAGCACTAAGAAATACAACTAAGGCAGGAAGGGCAATCAATATTCTTCTTCTCCCACAGTCATAGACAGTTATAGTCCAAGTCAAGAGCTTTTCATATACTGTGTTTTAGGCAACACAACAGATTGATTCAGTTCAAAACAAGACTGTACAATCCCAATAAAGTACAGCATATTGCTTGACCAAACTTGGAGAATTTTACTCAGAAAAACTCCCAATGACAAAGAGTTACAGctgctactttttaaaattttaaaagacccTTTAAGATGAAGAGCAGAAGTATTTGAAGTCCTTTAGAGCCCATCATACAGAGAAAAGCCCTGCAGGTAGCTGGGCAGAGAACAACAAATTGCAATTCTAACACTGTAATATGTGTAGTACTTTCATTctctctcaattttttttttaggataaTCCATATTTTGATATGCATTTCCAAAAAGTCTACAATATGGAAGCATATAGTTGTGCATCTAAATACACCTTTGCTCGAACACTAAGCAACCTGAATGCGATGTACCTTAAGAAGGACTTCAAGATTATCAACTTTGATGACACCTACCTAAATGATGATTCAATCTGGTCATCCAGCAATAGAGATTTCGTAGTAGTTATGAAGGTTTGCTTCTATGCTTTCAGCCTTTTATGTCTCTCCCTCTGTCGTTTGTCCTAAAGATGTGTTTTCTAACATTGAGGTGACTGGTTGACTTTCACTGACCAGCATTTCATAAACCATCTGATCAAAAAGTTAGTAAGTGATATGCAGTGTCTCCTTTTTAATGCTACACGTAAGTAAGAAGTGGAGCATACTTTTTACATAAATAGTTGATAATTCATTTATATATGTTAGGAGGTCTTCACTCTAGCAAATACTTATATATACAAGAGACTGGAAATATAGAACCAGTAATTATCATGGTCAGTGGTGATTGCTTATGTAAGCAGagttcagcatttgcttataTGTTCATGGAGGTATAAATTATCTTTCACTAATAACTCAAAATACTTTTACAGCATTAGGAGCATTAACAGTTAGTTTATATCCTGGaagtagaaaaaagaaaggaatcaATTGAGTTCTGTATGAGAATGATGCACATTTCTATTTCCAAATGTGTTGAAACACAGAACTCCGTTAAAGAGATCACACCTACATCCCTACAAGAATCCAATTCTCATCCTGATGGATAGGAGTACTGCAGTCAGGTACCACGGGACCAACTTTTCACCTATGCAGCTATACTATTTTTCCCACAGAACATTTAGTACTTCCTCTGGCCTTCACGTTATTTGTGATACTGTCTTAGAAAACAAATGTTCTTAAGCAGCATTGCTTTATTTGTCAGACCTTTCAGAACTTCCATGTCATTAATGTCTCCTTTCTTGCCCTTCATTGCTTATGAACAGGCGTGGTTAGGGAACAGAAATTGTCTCTATCTCTGAACcaaaagataagaaaatactATGTAAACAGTAGTAGTTGGCTACTAAAGGTACTTTGTAGGCAAGCGATAGACTTTTCAAAATTCATAGAATTACGAGAATTATTTTCACTAGTTTCTGGCTAAGTGTAAGCATATTCAGTGCACTGCTTAAAGGCACACTAGTACTTAGAGCTACATTTACCAGGGGGTGGAGTCTAGTTTGGAATGTCTCACAAAAAGTAACATCTGGACTTGTGATAGCAGTATACTACAGTAGAAACAGAGGATAAGTTGCAGCTGTGTTGAACAGAAGCTGAAGAGAACAATCTTAATGATAAGAAGCATAGTGTTCCTGCCCAGTGTCAGTCAGCTACATTAGCTGGCTGTTCGTCCCATAGTCAATAAAGAAGTGCCAACCCAAAGAAGCTCATTCAGAGAAGCTTCTGATCAGAATGTCCTGCAGGGGAAAATTAGCTTTCTCCTTTGGCAGCCAAGAGAGCACAGGAAGGCAGGCTGTTGACGAAACTGGGTGTGGGCTTAGAGCTGAGTGATGTCAGCTCCTAGTAAATCAGAGGCTGATTAACCAGCACCTGCCATCTCTAAAACGGGATAGTTGTGCAAGGGTACTGTGCTATACTGTGGCTTGTACTTAGCTTTTGTCTTTCATGTGAACTCCCACCcttgaaaacatttctgtaaatgtTGTTTGGATTCAAAATTGAAATAACATCAAGTAAGTGAGAATATATTTGAAAACCTGTAAAATGTACAGCTTTCTACTTTTTAAATGTTATCCTATTGTGTGTATATAGGAAAGCCCATACCTTCGGTTACTTAATATTTGGAAGTTAGATATTTATTCTAGTCATATATTGTAAATTACATTTGTTCTAACAAAGATCTTAGTAATTATTACTGTATAGTAAGACAGCTGTGAGGGCAGTTTATGTGGGCAACACAAATCCTCTGGAATTTTTAAGGACTTAAGTCTTAAATTTGCCACCTAAATACTGTTAGAGAGAAGGATTGTAATTTTAGTGATTGTTTGCATGATACAGTTGCTCTTTTGAGACTGTCTTTGGGATAATCCAGTGCAAGTAGGCGTGCTGTGACATTTGAGTATTAGCTACAAGAAATATTTACCCAACATCCAGCTTCCACAAAATCATctaatatagaaaatataattCATGCTACTGCTATCTATGATACATTGTCTTGTTTGAATTGCGTATTGATTGTTGAGGTCACAATGTTTTCCATAATATTTACAAATTCTTTGCTTAATAGGCacaaggaaatgttttctgggTGGAAAAACTTTCATCATTCATCTTGTAATAAAAACATAGAGCTCTAAAAACGAGCActtcagaaaattcttttgaaataaagtaCATGTATACTGAATTCTTGCCCAATAATTGTCTGTATCATTTTAGAAACTGATGACAGGTAAAAGTTACTACAATGTTCAACCATATTTAATGGACTTTCACCGGTagtttatacatttttattcttgtgCTATATAAACATTTGATAGACTATATTGGAAGACACAAACCTGTATTTTATGTGGAAGAATATGCAATTAAAATCTCTCTGGCATTTCTTCTGTCTGATAACATAGTATTTCAGACATTCTTCACTGAGCAATCAGACTGAgcaaaaggaatggaaaaaacagGGACATTCATTGTCCATGTCAATTATTTCAGTTACTATCAAAAGGAAGAGCACTTTAAAAGATCTTTGTGGACCTAATCTAGGGGCTCTTTAGTTTCACAGTTCACTTACAGTTCTCTATAAGATGTCAACTACCAAGTGTAATTGCCTAGTTGTGCTATGGGAAGTCTGAGGGACACTGTCACTTTGTGGTGAGCATAGCACAGCTGCACCACAGGACACAGAGAATATGCTAAATTATAAATGGAAAAGACCCAACAGGATAAATAGCCCATCTTTCAGTTAATGCAGAATTATTTCCTACATCACATTTCCTGACGTTGGATAAATGGAATGTAGTTTGAAATACAGTATCTGGGGATTCATCTAGTTCTCCTGGAAGCATTCTCCAAAATTGAATAGGAAGAAACTTGAGGGAGTAAAGGATTAACACAAATGCACCTGTAGCATTCCTATAAAAGGTTTCAACTACACGATGTACACGATGGAATGAATTAATATGTGAGATTGGGGATATAATGCAGATTTTCTTCAGAAGACAGTATCCCGTCAGTGCCAGAGTGAAGAAAATACATGGCAGcctgaaaaatgaagaagagtGATCATAAGCAAACAGAAATTCATGCTCACATAAGAGGCAGAAAGAGAACAGAAGCTGTCATAAAAGACaggtgattttttaaatctatatctatatttaaacattttaacCAACATCAGAATTATGAATACAGGGAAACCTATGACaatagaatttatttaaatattgtatttatttaaagtagAAGTACTCCTCTcctgtgggtttatttttcGTGGATAACTAATCTTTTCTTGCATCTTAAATTAAGCAAATACAGATCAgtgcagaattttaaaaatagttttggaAGTGAAACAGAACAGGGAGCCTGtgccttttatatttttcatacttCTTCTCCTTTGTGTTTTGGAGTCACACACATACCAAGATACTTCTTTCCAACACAAGCCTATATTGTTTTCCCTGTCATTTACCTATTTCCCAATACCTTCAGCATATAAATCTTTTTCTAGTAAAGTGAGTGATTGTATTACATAATTTTTAGTACATAATTTAAGACTATTTTGTCATGCCTTAAAGTCAGTATTTGAAGATCACACGTCCTTTGTACAGAGCATCTGTGGAAAGCTGAATTAGGAGGGGAGAGGATGGCACTGTGCATCTTGGAAGATGATCTCATGTCAGTTTTAATGTGTAAACACATTTTAGCAGTAAAAAGTGCATTTTggtgtggtttcttttttcttttagcataATTAAAGCTGAAAGATAGGAAACTAGAGGGTTCCGTCTAATTACAACAGCTTTATGAAATCTTATCCAATATTTTATGGCTGCCTTGTCCAGTCTTTATAGATCTAGACAGAGACAGTCACATTTTGTGGCTGAATTGAGAAATTACCAAACTATAACTTCTATTTTAACGGCCCTCATAAATGATATATTATAGAACTATACAGCCTGTTGTTTTGTaagtcagaaaataaaagtacattCAGCAAGACTTAACTGGTCAGTCATATTTAATCACTGAATATTCTGGGAAGGGACACGCAAGGATTATCAaatccagctcttaagtgaatggcccatatggggCTCAAACCCACAACACTGCtgttagcaccatgctctaatCAACTAAGCTCATCTAAATTAGTA is from Corvus moneduloides isolate bCorMon1 chromosome 5, bCorMon1.pri, whole genome shotgun sequence and encodes:
- the EXOC1L gene encoding exocyst complex component 1-like, whose amino-acid sequence is MSSLVKEDLEKRLFGPRRQRLHEFIEVEGAGAQRYYLCAAVNKSKEVEICMVKHWRVDREEKYEIVEKWFLKDLEMIDGKEADTDNPYFDMHFQKVYNMEAYSCASKYTFARTLSNLNAMYLKKDFKIINFDDTYLNDDSIWSSSNRDFVVVMKVCFYAFSLLCLSLCRLS